The nucleotide sequence CAGCTCGCCGGCGTCGGGATGGACGACGCGGTCGATGCCGGTGCGGACGGCGGTGGCCGCCGGCGCCGTCCAGCGGGAGGCGAACGGCGGGCCGGCCAGCACGGTCAGCTCGTCAGCCAGTGCCGCGAGATGCTGATCATCCGGGCCGGAGTCGAGCTTGAGGTTGGCCACCAGCGCGTCGGCCACGATGTGCCAGTCGGGGTACGTCGCCCGTGCCCGCGGGTCGGTGAAGTGGTAGCGGACCAGGTTCGGCGCCTCGCCGCCCAGTACGCCCAGCGGCTCGGCCAGCAGCTCGTACCCCGTCGTCCACGCCAGCACGTCGCCGATGCGATTGACCAGCACCGCCGGGGCCGGCTCCAGCCGGTTCAGCAGCGCCCGCACCGTCGGCCGGACCTCCGACGCCGGCGGCGACTCGATCGACGGGCAGTAGAAGTCGCCGCTGGTGGTCTTGGCGAGGTTGCGCAGCAGCACCCGCTCGGCCGCCGACAGCTGCAGCGCCTCGGCCAGCGCGCCCAGCACCTGAGCGGACGGGTGACGGTCGCGGCCCTGCTCGAGCCGGGTGAGGT is from Jiangella alkaliphila and encodes:
- a CDS encoding helix-turn-helix transcriptional regulator; translated protein: MSDNELGAFLRSRRDDITPAQVGMPAGPRRRAPGLRRAELAILAGLSVDYLTRLEQGRDRHPSAQVLGALAEALQLSAAERVLLRNLAKTTSGDFYCPSIESPPASEVRPTVRALLNRLEPAPAVLVNRIGDVLAWTTGYELLAEPLGVLGGEAPNLVRYHFTDPRARATYPDWHIVADALVANLKLDSGPDDQHLAALADELTVLAGPPFASRWTAPAATAVRTGIDRVVHPDAGELRLAYETLDLSDGEHQRILVYLPADEPTSGALDRLTGLRPGSLHAVAG